A stretch of the Panicum virgatum strain AP13 chromosome 9N, P.virgatum_v5, whole genome shotgun sequence genome encodes the following:
- the LOC120689712 gene encoding catalase isozyme C → MDPYKYRPSSAHNGPHWSTNSGAPVWSNDHSLTVGPRGPILLEDYHLVEKLANFDRERIPERVVHARGASAKGFFEVTHDISHLTCADFLRAPGVQTPVIVRFSTVIHERGSPETLRDPRGFAVKFYTREGNWDLVGNNFPVFFIRDGIKFPDMVHALKPNPKTHIQENWRILDFFSHHPESLHMFTFLFDDVGIPADYRHMDGSGVNTYTLVNRAGKSHYVKFHWRPTCGVRSLLDDEAVTVGGTNHSHATKDLYDAIAAGNFPEWKLYIQTIDPDHEDRFDFDPLDVTKTWPEDVLPLQPVGRMVLNRNIDNFFTENEQLAFCPGIIVPGIYYSDDKLLQTRIFSYSDTQRHRLGPNYLLLPANAPKCAHHNNHYDGFMNFMHRDEEVDYFPSRYDAAKNAPRYPIPSVPLAGRRDKTVIKKENNFKQPGERYRAMDPARQERFIKRWIDALSDPRLTHEIRSIWLSYWSQADRTLGQKLASRLSAKPSM, encoded by the exons ATGGACCCCTACAAG TACCGGCCGTCGAGCGCCCACAACGGCCCGCACTGGAGCACCAACTCCGGCGCGCCCGTATGGAGCAACGACCACTCCCTCACCGTCGGACCACGAG GCCCGATCCTGCTGGAGGACTACCACCTGGTTGAGAAGCTGGCCAACTTCGACCGCGAGCGCATCCCGGAGCGCGTGGTGCACGCCCGCGGCGCCAGCGCCAAGGGCTTCTTCGAGGTTACCCACGACATCTCCCACCTGACGTGCGCCGACTTCCTGCGCGCCCCCGGCGTGCAGACCCCCGTGATCGTGCGCTTCTCCACGGTGATCCACGAGCGCGGGAGCCCCGAGACCCTGCGTGACCCGCGCGGGTTCGCCGTCAAGTTCTACACCCGCGAGGGCAACTGGGACCTCGTCGGCAACAACTTCCCCGTCTTCTTCATCCGCGACGGCATCAAGTTCCCGGACATGGTGCACGCACTCAAGCCCAACCCCAAGACGCACATCCAGGAGAACTGGCGCATCCTCGACTTCTTCTCGCACCACCCGGAGAGCCTCCACATGTTCACCTTCCTCTTCGACGACGTCGGCATCCCCGCCGACTACCGCCACATGGACGGCTCCGGCGTCAACACCTACACGCTCGTCAACCGCGCCGGCAAGTCGCACTACGTCAAGTTCCACTGGCGCCCCACCTGCGGCGTCAGGTCCCTGCTCGACGACGAGGCCGTCACCGTGGGGGGAACCAACCACAGCCACGCCACCAAGGACCTCTacgacgccatcgccgccggcaacTTCCCCGAGTGGAAGCTCTACATCCAGACCATCGACCCGGACCACGAGGACCGCTTCGACTTCGACCCGCTCGACGTCACCAAGACCTGGCCCGAGGACGTCCTGCCGCTGCAGCCTGTGGGCCGCATGGTGCTCAACCGCAACATCGACAACTTCTTCACCGAGAACGAGCAGCTCGCCTTCTGCCCGGGGATCATCGTGCCGGGCATCTACTACTCCGACGACAAGCTGCTGCAGACCAGGATCTTCTCCTACTCCGACACGCAGCGCCACCGCCTGGGGCCGAACTACCTGCTGCTCCCGGCCAACGCGCCCAAGTGCGCGCACCACAACAACCACTACGACGGGTTCATGAACTTCATGCACCGGGACGAGGAGGTCGACTACTTCCCGTCCAGGTACGACGCTGCCAAGAACGCCCCAAGGTACCCAATCCCCTCCGtcccgctcgccggccgacGCGACAAGACTGTGATCAAGAAGGAGAACAACTTCAAGCAGCCCGGGGAGAGGTACCGCGCAATGGACCCGGCAAG GCAAGAGCGGTTCATCAAGAGATGGATCGATGCGCTGTCCGACCCCCGCCTCACCCACGAGATCAGGAGCATCTGGCTCTCCTACTGGTCTCAG GCCGACAGGACCCTGGGTCAGAAGCTTGCGAGCCGTCTCAGCGCCAAGCCGAGCATGTAA
- the LOC120691128 gene encoding protein NLP1-like, with protein MEQPASRKDGDALPGYAVMELEDVAVGDLDLMEELFMAAPGFDFSDFSQPGADAPPGACFSPLFDICSTTTTATPPAPAGEDDRDDPERADWPEADVAAPPRPAWLFQPGQEVEATVRERLRRALERIASLSQTQPGELLAQVWVPTLIGDRQVLTTCGQPFWLDSRNQRLANYRSVSMKYQFSADESARAELGLPGRVFVGRVPEWTPDVRYFSTEEYPRVRHAQSLDIRGSVALPIFEPRTRACLGVIELVMTTQKINYNAEVENICSALKEVDLRSTDVSSDPHANVTDSSYRAVVPEIIDVLRTVCERHKLPLGQTWIPCICQAKRGSRHSNEKLKYCVSTVDEACYVRDLAVKGFHQACSDHHLFRGEGVVGRAFGTNEPCFSPDITAYSKVQYPLSHHAKLFSLRAAVAIRLRSIRTGSLDYVLEFFLPVDCIESEEQRAMLNSLSITIQQTCYTLRVASLKELVDEGSFETSTLTPAEFYDKPIHENLDDVCRNIEVPARTTSLETSEEVSSWIASLVDAQSKGAKEMFGDLPFGFSKQEDEGFSVTAGWHTSPVLGPKGSIFSGFKQHEEYEVKEPICSRGSSPSNMNKTVEKPRTKMEKTVSLEELRKHFAGSLKEAAKNLGVCPTTLKRICRQHGINRWPSRKIKKVGHSLKKLQMVIDSVHSAEGTVQLSSLYENFTKTTCQSSNSSHGCSSGSKSQQNGNAPQLAVKQEVLMEENQSSTLLNAASHAELLMFTEERPVALPRSQSQMLLSEQKPEENMSGMQKSKTDSLKIKAMYGEERCIFRLQPSWGFEKLKEEIVKRFSIAQEMYVDLKYLDDESEWVLLTCDADLLECIDVYKSSSAQTVRILVNVNVQPVLGPSFGQTGLS; from the exons ATGGAGCAGCCGGCGTCCCGGAAAGACGGGGACGCGTTGCCGGGCTACGCCGTCATGGAATTGGAGGACGTCGCGGTCGGCGACCTggatctcatggaggagctgttcatggcggcgccggggTTCGATTTCTCCGACTTCTCGCAGCCCGGGGCCGACGCGCCCCCGGGGGCCTGCTTCTCGCCGCTGTTCGACAtctgcagcaccaccaccacggcgACTCCCCCCGCGCCGGCGGGCGAGGACGACAGGGACGACCCGGAGAGGGCCGACTGGCCCGAGGCGGAcgtggccgccccgccgcgccccgcctgGCTGTTCCAGCCCGGGCAGGAGGTGGAGGCCACGGTGAGGGAGCGGCTGCGGCGCGCGCTGGAGCGCATCGCGTCGCTGTCGCAGACGCAGCCCGGGGAGCTGCTCGCGCAGGTCTGGGTCCCCACGCTCATCGGCGACCGCCAGGTGCTCACCACGTGCGGGCAGCCCTTCTGGCTGGACAGCCGGAACCAGCGCCTCGCCAATTACCGCTCGGTGTCGATGAAGTACCAGTTCTCCGCCGACGAGAGCGCGCGCGCCGAGCTGGGTCTGCCCGGCCGCGTCTTCGTCGGCCGCGTCCCCGAGTGGACGCCCGACGTCCGCTACTTCTCCACCGAGGAGTACCCGCGCGTCCGCCACGCGCAGTCCTTGGACATCCGCGGCAGCGTCGCGCTCCCCATCTTCGAGCCCCGCACCCGGGCATGCCTCGGCGTCATCGAGCTCGTCATGACCACGCAGAAGATCAACTACAACGCCGAGGTCGAGAACATATGCAGTGCTCTCAAG GAGGTTGATCTCAGAAGCACCGATGTTTCAAGTGATCCCCATGCAAAT GTGACCGATTCTTCTTACCGAGCAGTTGTACCGGAGATCATTGACGTTCTCAGAACTGTTTGCGAGAGACACAAGCTGCCACTAGGACAGACATGGATACCATGCATCTGCCAAGCAAAGAGGGGAAGCCGCCACTCCAATGAAAAACTCAAGTACTGCGTGTCCACTGTGGATGAGGCATGTTACGTTCGTGACCTAGCTGTAAAGGGCTTTCACCAAGCTTGCTCCGATCATCATCTGTTCAGGGGTGAGGGTGTTGTTGGTAGGGCATTTGGGACAAACGAGCCATGTTTCTCCCCGGACATTACTGCCTACAGCAAGGTCCAATACCCTCTCTCACATCATGCAAAACTTTTCAGCTTGAGGGCTGCAGTTGCCATCCGGTTGCGAAGTATTAGGACTGGAAGCCTTGACTATGTCTTGGAATTCTTCCTGCCTGTGGACTGTATAGAGAGCGAAGAGCAACGGGCCATGCTTAATTCTTTGTCCATTACAATACAGCAGACCTGCTATACATTACGAGTGGCCAGCTTGAAAGAACTGGTGGATGAAGGATCATTTGAAACAAGTACACTAACTCCAGCAGAATTTTACGACAAGCCTATTCATGAAAACTTGGATGACGTTTGTAGGAACATTGAAGTTCCTGCGAGGACAACATCGCTGGAAACTTCTGAAGAGGTATCTTCATGGATTGCAAGCCTTGTGGATGCTCAAAGTAAGGGAGCAAAAGAAATGTTTGGTGACCTGCCATTTGGATTCAGCAAGCAAGAGGATGAAGGGTTCAGTGTTACGGCTGGCTGGCATACTTCACCTGTACTAGGCCCGAAAGGTAGCATCTTTTCAGGGTTTAAGCAGCACGAAGAATATGAGGTCAAGGAGCCAATTTGTTCCAGAGGTTCAAGCCCTTCCAACATGAACAAAACAGTAGAGAAGCCACGCACTAAGATGGAGAAAACTGTTAGCCTGGAAGAGCTTCGAAAGCATTTTGCTGGCAGCCTGAAAGAAGCTGCAAAGAATTTAGGAG TGTGCCCTACAACATTGAAGAGAATATGTAGGCAACATGGAATTAATCGTTGGCCATCACGGAAGATTAAGAAAGTTGGGCACTCCCTGAAGAAACTGCAAATGGTGATTGATTCGGTACATAGTGCTGAAGGAACAGTTCAACTCAGCTCACTCTACGAAAACTTTACCAAAACCACATG CCAAAGCTCAAACTCCAGCCATGGTTGTTCCAGTGGTTCAAAATCACAACAGAATGGCAATGctcctcagcttgcagtcaagCAAGAAGTTTTAATGGAGGAGAATCAGAGCTCCACACTACTGAATGCTGCGAGCCATGCAGAACTGCTGATGTTTACTGAAGAAAGGCCTGTCGCCCTGCCTAGGTCTCAGAGTCAAATGCTTTTAAGTGAACAAAAGCCAGAGGAAAACATGTCAGGCATGCAAAAGTCTAAAACCGATTCTCTCAAAATAAAAGCCATGTATGGTGAAGAAAGATGCATATTCCGACTTCAACCTAGTTGGGGTTTTGAAAAGCTAAAAGAAGAAATTGTTAAGCGGTTCAGTATTGCTCAGGAGATGTATGTGGACCTGAAGTACTTGGATGATGAATCTGAGTGGGTTCTTTTAACATGTGATGCTGACCTGCTGGAGTGTATTGATGTCTACAAGTCATCAAGTGCTCAAACAGTAAGAATCTTGGTAAATGTTAATGTTCAGCCAGTgcttggtccttcctttggtcAAACTGGTTTGTCCTGA